One genomic segment of Arachis duranensis cultivar V14167 chromosome 4, aradu.V14167.gnm2.J7QH, whole genome shotgun sequence includes these proteins:
- the LOC127746653 gene encoding uncharacterized protein LOC127746653 codes for MHTVEKVDDLELFDIIGEVVRKEDPRELVTSKGIETKRLIVIVEDLEKNRLSCTLFSETVDQILPHLDEDRLEPLIVILQYFKATRWNGKTSVQSHFELSKVHVNPKLKEVISFKKSLMSGFESTSMRISHQSTQSSWVGTDELNNGTAIVKTIEEVLKSVEEGPTWIAGTIVSINVGKDDWYECAKCGHTHGCAALRYKVEDAKEDEYPKSLDNMMDIMVLFKINVKSGNIKHYDKIYTVMKVCDDEETVAKNKPKQMEVSTSMNITDSMEEYVESLKYNTPAKRIADSLKYGSTVDEECQLSTIRLYVLEDVLCLGIRRLAYVQ; via the exons ATGCATACAGTCGAGAAAGTAGATGATCTTGAACTGTTTG ATATTATTGGAGAAGTTGTTAGAAAGGAAGATCCAAGAGAATTAGTAACTAGCAAGGGAATAGAGACTAAGCGCTTGATTGTTATTGTGGAAGACTTGGA GAAGAACAGGTTAAGTTGTACTCTCTTTAGTGAAACTGTTGACCAGATACTCCCTCACCTTGATGAGGATCGACTTGAACCGCTTATTGTGATCCTCCAATATTTTAAAGCAACCAGATGGAATGGCAAAACTTCAGTGCAAAGCCACTTTGAACTGTCCAAGGTCCATGTCAACCCGAAACTAAAAGAAGTTATATCATTCAAAAAAAG CCTAATGAGCGGCTTTGAGTCAACTTCAATGAGGATTAGCCATCAGTCGACCCAAAGTTCATGGGTTGGGACTGATGAGCTCAACAATGGCACGGCTATTGTGAAAACAATCGAAGAAGTTTTGAAGTCTGTCGAG GAGGGGCCAACCTGGATTGCAGGTACTATTGTCTCAATCAATGTTGGGAAGGATGATTG GTACGAATGTGCAAAGTGTGGCCACACCCATGGATGTGCAGCACTCAG ATACAAGGTTGAG GATGCTAAAGAGGATGAATACCCTAAAAGTCTAGACAACATGATGGATATAATGgtgcttttcaaaatcaatgtGAAAAGTGGCAACATAAAACACTATGATAAGATTTACACAGTCATGAAAGTGTGTGATGATGAAGAAACAGTTGCAAAGAACAAGCCTAAGCAAATGGAAGTTAGCACATCTATGAACATCACT GATTCTATGGAAGAATATGTTGAAAGCCTCAAATACAATACACCAGCTAAAAGAATTGCCGACAGTTTGAAGTATGGTTCAACTGTTGATGAAGAATGCCAACTTTCAACCATTAG ACTATATGTTTTGGAAGATGTTCTATGTTTGGGGATCAGAAGACTTGCTTATGTGCAATGA